GTGTAGACGCGGCAGGGATCCGCGCGCGGCGGCTCGCCCTGGCCCACGAGCCACAGCGACAGGGCGATCTCTTCCAGGCGGCCGAGGCTGCCGCGCGGCTTGGTCAGGTTGTCCAGGTGGGCCTGGCCGCGTTCACGCAGGGATAAGTCGGCCGGGCGGATGGAGGCGATGGTCTGGTCGAGGCGTTCGCGCATGGGCGTTCTCCGTTTCTTCATTCAGGAATCATTTCGCGGGGGTGGGCGACGGACAAGGCCCCCTTGCGGGGGCCTGCCAAGGTCGTCGTCGGGTCGGCCTAGCCGCCGTCGGGATTGAAATAGACGTACTGACCCGTGCTCTCCAGCACGCTGCGCCAGTAGTTGGAGCAGACGTCGATCTTCTTGCGGCCCTGCGTGACCAGGGACAGCGGCATGTGCACGTAGTAGCCGTTCCATTTGGAGACGACCATGCCGGTTTTGCCCGCCATGGCCGCGTGCACGGCGTTCTGCCCCAGGAAGCCGCAGTAGATGCAGTCGTTGGAGTTGGCGGGCACGGAGCGCACCATGTAGCTCGGATCAATGTACTTCAGAGTGTGGTCGATGCCTTCGGCTTTCATGTGTTCGGCCACACGCCTGATGATGAGGCTCGCGATGTCGCCGAGCTTGATGTTGCCCGAGGCGTCGGTCTCGCCCGTGGAGCGCAGGAGAGCCTGGCCCGCGCCTTCGGCCAGCACGACGACGGCATGACCGCGCCGCCGCAGACGGCGGGTGAGCGCCGCCAGAAAGCCCTTCGGCCCGTCGAGTTCGAAGTTGTCCTCGGGCACGAGCACGAAATCCACGTCGCGCAGGGCCAGGGCGCTTTGCGCGGCGATGAAGCCGGATTCGCGGCCCATGACCTTGACCAGGCCGATGCCGTTCGGCGCGCCCAGCGCCTCGGCGTGGGCGCAGCGGATGGCCCGCGTGGCCTCCTGCACGGCGGTGTCAAAGCCGAAGGTCTGGGAGATGAAATTGATGTCGTTGTCGATGGTCTTGGGCACGCCGATGACCGCGATCTTGACCTTGCGCCGGGTGATTTCCTCCACGATGCGCGCGGCCGCCCGCATGGTGCCGTCCCCGCCGATGACGAAAAGGCAGGAAATGTTCCTGCGCTCCAGGAAGTCCACGATCTCCTCCACGGGCTGCGGCCCGCGTGAGGAGCCCAGGATGGTGCCGCCGAACTCATGGATGTTGGCCACCGCGGCCGGGGTCAGGTCCAGGGGCGTGTGGCCGTGACGCTCGATGAAACCTTCCAGGCCGTAGCGGATGCCGAGCACCGAGGAGACGCGGTAGTTGTGGTGCGCCTCCAGGGTGATGGCCCGGATGACGTCGTTGATGCCGGGGCAAAGCCCGCCGCAGGTGACGATGGCGCAACGCGTCTTGGTGGGGTCGAAGTAGATGCGCTCGCGCGGCCCGGCCATCTCGATGGTCGGATTGACGCCGTTTGGCGGAATCGCGCTCGGGCTGACGTGGACGTAGATCCGCGCATCGTCCGGGATGAAACGGCCGCAACGCAGGTTCGAGGGGATTTTGGCCGGACCCAGGCTGCTGATGGACAGATCTTCGGGCAGTTCTGGAGCGGGTAGGCAGGAGATTTCCGGAAACATGGCGCGTATCCTCGTGGGCTCTTCGGTTCGCTCAACCTGCGCCAACCTACCCGCGCGGCTTGGCCTTGGCAAGGCGAGGGCGATGCGGCATTGACACTCGACAGAGGGATATTACCTTCTTTAACGGCTCTTTCGCGCCTTGTGGCATGGCAAACGAATGTGTAATGGGGCTTCATGAGGCGCCCTTTGCGGCGCGGCCCAATATCTAGAAAGACCAAGGCGGGCGAGAAGACATGGCCAAGCTGAACGTGAACCCCTGGCTGCTCATCGAGGACATGCGCGGACGCATGGACGACCTCATGGACCACCTTGCCGATCCGCGCGGCGCGCGTGAGCGGCCCGGAAACCGCCACGAAGGGGCGTTCGTCTGGCAGCCAAGGGCAGACGTCTACGAGACGGCCGACCAGGTGACCATCGAGATCGAATTGCCCGGCCTTGCGGCCGAGGACATGGCCGTGGAGGTCGAGAAGGGGCACGTGCGCGTGTACGGCGAGCGGCGCTTCGTCAAGGATTCCAAGGGCCCGGCCTTTCACACCCTGGAGCGGGCCCATGGGCCTTTCGAGCGCGTACTGCCGCTGCCGACAGAGGTGGAGGCGAACGGCGCGCGCGCCGTATTGCGCGACGGTCTGCTGACCATCGTCCTCGCCAAGCGTGAAAAACCAGCATCGAGTCGGCGCATTCACGTCGCCATGCGCGACTGACCGGGCCGGGCCGCTGAAAAGGCGTCATCCGCGACGCTGCCTCGAGCCGGGCGAATCCGTCTCGCGCGGCGTGCTTCCGGCGCTTTTTGCGCGGCCCAGGGAACGGATTTCGAACAGACTGCAAACGTCAAAAAAGCAATTCCAAGGAGACCGGCCACAATGACCAGTCAACTCAAGACCGCGCTGCTTCTGGGCGCGCTCACCGCGCTCATCCTGATCATCGGCAACGCCATGGGCGGCCAGACCGGCCTCGTCATCGCCTTCTTTTTCGCGCTGGCCATGAACGTGGGCAGCTACTGGTTCTCAGACAAGATCGTATTGTCCATGTACAAGGCCCGCGAGCTTGCCCCGCACGACGCGCCCGGCCTGCACGCCATGGTCGAGGAACTGTCCCGCAATGCGGGCGTGCCCAAGCCCAAGCTCTACATCGTGCCCCAGGAATCGCCCAACGCCTTCGCCACCGGCAGGAATCCCGAGAACGCGGCCGTGGCCGTGACCGAGGGGCTGATGCGCATTCTCTCGCCCGAGGAGGTGCGCGGCGTGCTGGCGCACGAGATCGCCCACGTGGCCAACCGCGACATCCTGATCCAGACCGTGGCCGCGATCCTGGGCTCCGTGATCATGATGCTTTCGAGCATGATCAAGTGGGGCGCGATCTTCGGCATGGGCCGCTCCAGCAACAGCGAGGGCGGCAACCCCATCGCGGCCATCGTCCTGGCCATCCTCGCGCCCATGGCGGCCATGGTCATCCAGATGGCCATTTCGCGCTCGCGCGAGTACCTGGCCGACGCCACGGGCGCGCGCATCTCGCACCAGCCCCTGGCCCTGGCCTCGGCCCTGGACAAGCTGGACCGCACCAGCCGGGGCGTGCCGCTCGACGCCTCCCCGGCCACGGAGAACATGTTCATCGTCAGCCCCTTCTCCGGAGGCTCCATGGCGCGCTGGTTCTCCACCCATCCGCCCATCCCCGAGCGCATCGCGCGGCTTAGGGCCATGGCCGGGAAATAGCCGTCCTTTGCTTCGGCCGCTCAAAACGCGCCATCCGCGGCGTTGCCGCGACAAATCCAGTCCCTCGCGTATTCCAAATACGCTTCGGGCCTGGATTTGTCTTGCGCCTTGCATCTGGCCCTTTTGAGCAGCCTTGGGAAGGCTGGGGAAACGAGTTTGGCAACGGCTCAAGCCCCCGGAGAACGGAGATGAAAAAATGACAGCAGGGCCCCGAAGCATAGGGCCTTGCTGCTTCCAGGATCAATAGGGGAGGTGATTGCTTACTACAAAGTCTATAATATTGCCCACTAATTTCCTAATGAAAATTTCTATCAAAATTCGTGTGAACCAGCGAATTATTGAATTAGAATAAGGATTCTTGTTTTTCTTCATGCTTCCTACCTCATGTTAGTGGATACAAAAATGATCCGTTCGTTCAGAGGAAGAGTTAAGGGGGAAGTTTTGCGAACAAGAATGTCTGCAATATCAGCATGAGAACGGCGAAGCCCCCCGTGTCCGCGACATGGGGGGCTTTCTCATGTTGGTTATTTTGCTCTGTAGGCCGTTCAAAAAGCCGCAGATGCAAGGCGCAAGAAAGCGCCGCGCCCGACGCGTATCAAGACATACGCGAGGACGCGGCGCTTTCGAAGCAACGCCGCAGATGAAGCTTTTTCAACGGCCTGGGCGGCTACTCTGATTTCAGCTTGCCCACCATCTCGCGCAGTTCCGCGATCTGGGCGTTCAATTCGCCGATGGCCTGGGCGGTCTGGCCCATGCCCTGGCTCGTCTCCCCGGCAATCTGGTTGATCTCCTCGATGCCGCGCGTGATCTGCTCGCTCGCGGCGGACTGCTCCTCGCTCGCGGCCGCGATGGAGTGCACCTCGTCCGCGGCCGAGGCGACCAGTTCCACGATGCGGGCCAGGGAACGGCCCGACTCGTCCGCGAGGCCCGTGGCCTTGTCCACCGCGCCCGCAGCGTCGTCCATGCCCGCCATGTTCTGGCGCGAAACATCCTGAATGGCGCGGATGGCCTGGCCGACCTCCTTGGTGGCCTCCATGGTCTTCTCGGCGAGTTTTCGCACCTCGTCCGCGACCACGGCGAAGCCCCGGCCCGCGTCGCCGGCCCGCGCCGCCTCGATGGCCGCGTTGAGCGCCAGCAGGTTGGTCTGGTCCGCGATGTCGTCGATGACCCCGATGATGCGGCCGATGTCCTGGGCCTGGGAGGCCAGGGCGTCCATGTTGGCCTTGAGCCGCCCGGTATGGGTCTCCACCTCCTGGATGGCCTGCACCGCGCTTCGCACCACGTCCGCTCCGCCCTCGGCCTCGGCCCTGGCCTTGCCCGAGGTTTCGGCGGCCGAGGAGGCGCTCTTGGCCACTTCGAGGACCGTGGCGTTCATCTGCTCCATGGCCGTGGCCGTCTCGGCCACGCGCTCGCTTTGTCTAGCCGCTCCGGCCGCGCCCTGCTCGGCCTGGGCGGATATCTCCTCGCAAGCCGAGGCCACGCGCTCGCTGACTTCCTCAAGAAGTCCGGCCGCCTCGACGGTACGCGCCTGGGCCGCCTCGGCCCGGGTTCTGGCTTCGCCGGCCTCGCGCATGGCGCGGGTGGCCTCCTCGCTTTGCGCCCGGGCCTCGGCCTCGGCCTTTTTCGCCTCGGCCATGCGCGTCTGCAACTGCTCCACCATGTTGATCAGCGCGCGCTGCATGGCCGCGATTTCGTCCTTCCCTTTGGGTTCGAGGTCGATGTCGGTCCTGCCTTGGGCCACGTCCTCCGCGGCCTTGGCCGTGCGCGTCAGCGGCCCTACGATCCCGGCCGTGATGAGCACGGCGAAGAGCACGCCCACGACCGCTGCGGCCACGGAGACGACGGCCACGATCACGGCCCCGCGCCCGAGTTCCCCCTCCAGGGTCGAGCCGAGCGCGTCCTGCTCCTGCTGCACGGACTCGACGAGGCCCTGGGCGACGGCCGCGATCTCGTCCCCGGCCGGGTCGAGCAGATCCTCGACCAGGGCGTTTCGCCGCACGATGGCCTGCGACGCCTCCCGGAAGGCCTCTGCGAAATGCGAGAGGCTCTGGCGCACCGCGTCGATTTCTCCGGACCTTCCCCGGACGGCCAGCATGCTGTCGATGCTGTCCAGGGCGCTTTCGAGCATGGCCAGATCGCCCTCGGCCATGTCGGACGCGGAGGACGAGCCGGTATCCAGGTGACGAAAGACGTTGCCCCGGGCGCTCAGAAGGCGGCGCAGGGCGTTTGAGGCGGCATAGGTCATGTCCAGGTCGTCGTCGTTGCGCCCGCCGCGCATGAGCGAGAACAGGGCGCGCTCCATGGCCGTGCCTTCGGGCTCGATGACTAGGGCGAGAAGTCTTTCCACCGTGCGTGTGTATTCCCCGGCTTCGTTGAAATGTGCCCGGAAGTCGGCGAAGACCCGCGCCACCGTGTCGATCATGGCGGCACGCTCGGGAGAGGGATTTTGTTCTCGTGCCCGCTCCAAGGCTTCAAGGAACTCCCCTGCCTCTTCCTCGAATTTGACTTTGTCGGTCTCGGCCCCGCTGACCAGGAAGTCCTTGACCACCAGCCGGGTGTGCAAAAGCTCGCTGTCGAAATCCGACGCGGCGTTGGCACCGAGCGTGAGGTCGCGGTATGCGGCGAAGCCCTCGCTCGCGTCCGTGGCGACCACGTAGGAGCGGACCGCCACGACCGCCAACAAGGCGAGGACGACTGCGAAGCCGCCCGCTATTCGTTTACCGACGGAAAGATGTCCCATTGCTCCCTCCTGAATGCCGTGAAAATCCCCCTCCATATCTGCAGGGTGCACGATAGGGTTAGGAAACAATGGGGGCAACAATTTTTTCCTTGCGGAATTAGCATGTTGCAGAATGTTTTCAAAATTGTCGGAGATACAAAGGTCGTTGTTGGCCAAAACCCGGCGCAGGCAAAAGAACGTGCGGTGTGACAGGGCGCGGCGCGAATCTTTTTCCACAGGAAACGTGGTTTTGAACAACCCGGATACGGGCAGGTCTGCGCGGCCAGCGAAAGGGGCGGCTACCGGGAGACAGGTTCCGCGCGCATGTCGGGCTCGGCGGTGCGCGCCAGGACAGCCACGTCCACGGTCGCGGCGCCCGCGGCGAGCAGCGCGGCCGTGCATTCGACCAGGGTCGCGCCCGTGGTGCTCACGTCGTCCACGAGCAGCACGCGCCTGCCCGCGACCTGCCTGGGATCGGCGGCGAACGCGCCCTTGAGGTTCAAAAGCCGCTCGGCCCGTTCGAGCCGCGCCTGGGGCACGGTGTCGCGCAGGCGCGACAAGGCCGTGGCCGCAAGTCCGATCCCGGTCCGCCCGGCCAGGCCGCGCGCAAGCTCCAGGCTTTGGTTAAAGCCGCGCTCGCGCAGGCGTCTTTCGTGCAGTGGCACGGGAACCACGACGTCGGGCACGGGCGGTCCTAGGCGCGCGAAGGCCGCGTGCAGCATGGCGCACAGCAGGTTTTGGCGCGAGAGCGCGGCCGCGAACTTGAAGCTCAGGATGCACTCGTCCAGGGGCGGGGCGTAGGCCGCGAAAAACGTCAGCCGCTCGTAGGGGGGCGGCGAGCGCAGGCAGGCCGCGCACAGGTGCGGCGCGGCCGTCTCGTCGGCGAAGATCGCGCCGCAGCGCGGACAATACCCGCCCGTTCGCAGGCGCAGCTCGCGGGCGCACTCGGGGCACAAGGGAAGCTCGCCCGGAATCTTCGTGGCCAAAGCGCCGCAGCACTGGCAGCGCGTCTCGCTTGCGCCGAAAGCTTCGGCCACCCGCGCCATCAGCGTGTCGATGGCCGAGCGCGGATTCACGGCTTGGCCGAAAGGGCCTGCCAGGCGGCCGCGCCCCTGGCCCGCAATCCGTCGAGCCCGGCCGGGCTCGTGGCCAGGTCGTGCGGGCCGTCGAAGCCTCGCAGCTCGGCCGCCGGGGCCAGGCGCACGTTGAAGGTCAAAAAGAAATACTTAAGCGTCAGGAGGGTGCCCTCGAAGAGCCGCTCACCCTCGGCCCGGCCCGAAACGAGCAGGGGATGGGCCGTGCGTCGCGGCAAGGCGCGCATGAGCGGATCGCCAGCTTCCCAGCGCAGATACCACGGCTGGCTGCGGTCGATGAAGGCCTTGGCGTGGGCGGGCAGGTGGTAAAAGAAGACCGGCGCGGCAAAGGCGAAGAGCGGCGCGCGCAGAAGCGTTTCATACAACTCCACCACGGCCTGGGCGTCGGGCAGCACGCAGCGTCCTCCCAGGTCCGGACGGCAGCCGTAGCAGCCCCGGCAGGGCATGAGATCGTGCCCGCGCAGCAAGATGACGCGGGCCTGGCCGCCTGCCTCGCGCACGCCCTGGGCAAAGGCCTGGGCGGCCGCGTCGGAGTTGCCGCCCTTGCGCGGGCTGCCCGCGAAGACAACGGCTTCGCCTGATATGGACGGATTCACGGCGTCTCCTTCTCCGGCCGCGAGCGGGTAAAGCGGAAGAGCACGGCCTCGCCGCGATCCTCGGCCTCCATGCGAAAGCCGCAGTCCAGCGCAAAGCTCGCCCGCACCTGCGACGCGGCCTTCTGCGAGACCAGCGCCTCCAGTATCTCCTGGCGTCCGAGACGGAGGTACCAACTTACCTCCAGGCCCACGCCTCAGCACTTGGCCGTCAGGTCGATGAACACCTTGGGTGCGTTCATCCCGTTCCTCCCGTGGTCGTCGGCCGCGTTGCCGCTTCGGGCGCGTCGGCCATGGTCCGCAATCGCTTAAAGGCCCGGGCCTCCAACTCGCGCAACCGCCGCCTAGCCATGTGCGAAAGCGGGTTCAAAAACGCCTTCACGCGACGGCGCAAGAGATGCAACGTACTCTTTTTGTCCACCTCGGGCGCGTGCGCCCTGCGTTCGCTCCAGGCGCGAAGCTCGGCCAGGACGCGCTCCCTGTCGCGGGCGATGAGCGCCTCGGCCAGGGGGACGAACTCCGGCTCGGCCGAAAGCTCCGGAGCCAGGTATTCGGCCGTGAACCAGCGCGGATCGAGCCCCTCGAATATCTCCAGGCTGATGTCTGCGGTGCGCTGTACCCAGTGCTCTCCGGCCGCGGCGATGCGCGGCATCATCTTCTTGATGTTTCGGAAATAGTTCTCGGTCAAGTATTTGATGAGCGGCTTGATGCGCCCGGCCTGAAGCAGGATGCGCCGGGCGTGGACGAAGTGGCCGATGTCGTGCTCCACCTCGATGTCCACACGTGAGCCCATGCCCTTGTGGTCCTGCCGGAAGTAGTAGAACAGGTGCGGGCTTTGCGAAAAACGCCGCACCTGGCACAGGGCCGAGAACATGAAGCAGACGTCCTCGCCGCGCGCAAGCGGGATGTGGACCATCTCGCGCTCGCGCAAAAAGGCCGTGCGGAACATCCAGCGCCAGCAGACCTTGCTCTTCCAGTAGCGGGGCTCGTCAAAGGTCAGCCCCGAGTCCGGGGGGTGGTGAAAATAGCGCCGCGCGTTGAAGGTCAGTTCGGAGAAGACCACGGCGTTGCCGCAGACCATGTCCACCCCGTCGCGGTCGGCCGTGGCGATCATCTCCCTGGCGGCATGGCGGTCCAGAAAATCGTCCGCGTCGAGCCAGATCAGATATTCGCCGCGCGCATGCGCAAGGCCCGCCGCGCGCGCCTTGGCCGCGCCCGCATTCTCCTGGCGCACGAGCCGCACCCGTTCGTCGCGGGCCGCGTAATGGGCCGCGATGCGCGCGGTGTCGTCCGTGGAGCCGTCGTCCACGACCACGGCCTCGATCTCGGGCAGACTCTGCCAGAGGCAGGATTCAAGGGCCACGGGCAGCCATTTCGCGGCGTTGTAGGCCGCGATGGTTACGGTCAGGCGGGGTGTGCGGCTCATGGGCAGGCGGCGTTTGCGGGGTTAGAGATGCATGTTCCGGAAGTACGGATTGTGCAGTTTTTCCGCGCCCACCGTGGTGTCGAGCATGTGCCCGGCATAGATGACCGTGTTCTCGGGCAGGGAGAATATCTTCTCGCGCACCGAGTCGAGCAGGGTCTGCATGTCGCCGCCGGGAAAGTCCGTGCGGCCGATGCTGCGGTAGAAGATCAGGTCGCCAGCGAAGACGCACCCGGCGTCCGGGAACCAGTAGGAGACGCTGCCCGGCGTGTGGCCCGGCGTGGCCAACACGTGGCAGGGCTGGCCGATGAACTCGTACACGCCCTCGGTCACGGGCTGCCAGTCGAAGTCGTCGACCAGGGGAAAGCCCATGAAACCGCCCCGGCCGAGCTCGGATTCGAGCAGATAGGCATCGCCCGCCGGAGCCAGCACGGGCGCTCCCGTGGCCTTGGCCAGGGCCGCCGCGCCGTAGATGTGATCGAAGTGCATGTGGGTGATCAGGATGTGCGAAAGCTCGAGCCCCTGGGATTCCAAGAACTCCACGACCTCGGCCGGATCGCCGCCGGGGTCCACGGCCAGGGCTTGGCTTCCGTTGTCGCCGACGTGGCAGTTGGTCTCCAGCGGTCCCAGGGCGAAGGTGGTCACGCGCATGTTGGCTCCTTCATGGACCGTCCCCAAAGCGCCAGCCGTGCGGCTGCGAAAAGCTCCGCGCCTGGAGCACGCATGGGCGCATTCCAGGGACGGGTCTTTCTCGCGCCGTGCGCGCGGCGATTGGGAAGCGGTCGGTTCATCAAAATTCTACGTCAACGGTCGGATGGGTTCGAGCAGCAGCGATTCGAGGGGGAGACGTTCGGACGAGCCCTTCTTGGCCGGGTGGCCGCAGGCGATCACGGCCATCATCTCGTAAGCCTCGGGGTTCACGCCTATGGCCGCGACCACATCAGGCTCCTGGTTGATGATCTCGCCCAGCCAAACCGCGCCCAGCCCGAGCGCGTGTGCGGCCAGAAGCATGTTCTGGATGCAGGCGCCCGCGCCCTGATAATCCTTGCGCGCGTTGTACATCTTGCCGCGCTCCAAAAAGACGCAGATCAGCGCGGCCGCGCCGCGCACGATGTGGGCGTACTTGGTGTGCAAAGCCAGGGTCTCCTGGCGCGCGTCCCCGGCCCGCACGACCAGAAAGCGCCAGGGCTGGTTGTTCAGGCCGCTTGGGGCCCAGCGGCCCGCTTCGAGGATCGCGCCCAGCGCGGCGTCGTCAACGGGCTCGTCGGTAAAGGAGCGGATGCTGCGCCGCTCGCGCAAGGCCGTCAGGATGATCTTCGCGTCGTTCGTCATGTCCGGCTACATAACGCAAGCCCTCCCGGATTGCCACTGTAGGGCGGGGCGTGAAAAATTCCGTGATGGCCGTCATCTCGATGTCGCTGCGGCGGGCGAGGACGGGCGCGCGGGACGAAGCCGAGACCCGAGGGCGAAGAGCGCTCCGGCCAGGGTCAGGCAGGAAAGGCCGGGCAGCGGGTGCGCGATGGCCAGGGGCAGGCCGAGCCCGGCCAGAAGCAGCGGCACGGCGCGGGTTGCCGCCTCGGCCGGGCTCATGCGGGGCGCGAGGCAGCCGAGGCTCTCGGCATTCTCTCCGGTTTCGGACGCGGCGAACCGTTCGGGGCGGCCGAGAGCGACCTCACAGATCACAAGCGTGAGCGCCACGGCGGCGACAAGCAGAGTTGCAAGCATGATGGTATCCTCCTGCCAGGGATAAAGCACGACCCGTGCCAGATCGTAGTGCGCTGTAATTAAAGGCTTTTTGTATTCGGTGCATAAAGAGGTCGTACAATTGTGAAGCATTCGCGGAAAAAGGCTACATTTGTGTACCATGCGGGCATATGCCGTCGGCGGCAGATTGTGCGGGGGTGGACGCTTGCCGCGAGCGGGGTGTGGCGGTACTAACACAGGCCATGACGAACACCGCCCCGCAATCGCCCGCCCAATCGTCGTTCACAGGCGCGCGGCTGACCCGCCGCGATCTGATCCGCCACGAAGCGCGCGTGCGCGAGATGCTGGCGGATTTCCTGCACTTCGGCTCCTCGGCCCTGTTCTTTCCGGACGCGGCCAAAGCCGTCCTGCCCGACATGCCGGGCGCGGACGGGTTGCCCGTGCACCTCTCCAAGGAGCGCCGCCTGCTCCTGCCCCTGGTGCAGGACGGCGCGGTGCTGGCCGTGTTCGTGGCCAAGGGCGTGCGCATCCGCGCGCCCAAGGGCACGCTGGCGCTTTTGCCCGCTGCCGCGCGGCTCGTGCTGCGCTCCCTGTCGCTTTTGAAGGAGCGCGAGCTCGACCCCCTGACCGGACTGTTGCACGGCCACGTCTTCGAGCAGGCCCTGGCGCGCGAGATCGAGGCCGCGCAAAGCTGCCTCTCGCCCGCCGCCTCGGGCTGCGTCGATCCGGGGCTTGCGGCCTCCACGGGCCGCCTGGGCGTGGTGCTGCTCGATCTGGACCACTACACCGCGCACCTTTCGCGCCTGGGCCAGGACACGGCCGACAGGCTGCTTGCGGCCGTGGCCGTGGCGCTTCGCGCCGTGTGCCCGGAGCAGGTGGCGGCTGCGCGGCTTGGCGACGACCGCTTCGCGTTCCTGTGGCCCGGCGCGTCGGCCAAGGACTGCCAGGGTTTGGCCGAGGATCTGCGCGCGGCCACGGCGCGGCTTCGGCCCAAGGGGCTGCCCGAGCCGGTTTCGCTTACGGCCTGCGCGG
The sequence above is a segment of the Alkalidesulfovibrio alkalitolerans DSM 16529 genome. Coding sequences within it:
- a CDS encoding ATP-dependent 6-phosphofructokinase, which translates into the protein MFPEISCLPAPELPEDLSISSLGPAKIPSNLRCGRFIPDDARIYVHVSPSAIPPNGVNPTIEMAGPRERIYFDPTKTRCAIVTCGGLCPGINDVIRAITLEAHHNYRVSSVLGIRYGLEGFIERHGHTPLDLTPAAVANIHEFGGTILGSSRGPQPVEEIVDFLERRNISCLFVIGGDGTMRAAARIVEEITRRKVKIAVIGVPKTIDNDINFISQTFGFDTAVQEATRAIRCAHAEALGAPNGIGLVKVMGRESGFIAAQSALALRDVDFVLVPEDNFELDGPKGFLAALTRRLRRRGHAVVVLAEGAGQALLRSTGETDASGNIKLGDIASLIIRRVAEHMKAEGIDHTLKYIDPSYMVRSVPANSNDCIYCGFLGQNAVHAAMAGKTGMVVSKWNGYYVHMPLSLVTQGRKKIDVCSNYWRSVLESTGQYVYFNPDGG
- a CDS encoding Hsp20/alpha crystallin family protein, translated to MAKLNVNPWLLIEDMRGRMDDLMDHLADPRGARERPGNRHEGAFVWQPRADVYETADQVTIEIELPGLAAEDMAVEVEKGHVRVYGERRFVKDSKGPAFHTLERAHGPFERVLPLPTEVEANGARAVLRDGLLTIVLAKREKPASSRRIHVAMRD
- a CDS encoding zinc metalloprotease HtpX; this translates as MTSQLKTALLLGALTALILIIGNAMGGQTGLVIAFFFALAMNVGSYWFSDKIVLSMYKARELAPHDAPGLHAMVEELSRNAGVPKPKLYIVPQESPNAFATGRNPENAAVAVTEGLMRILSPEEVRGVLAHEIAHVANRDILIQTVAAILGSVIMMLSSMIKWGAIFGMGRSSNSEGGNPIAAIVLAILAPMAAMVIQMAISRSREYLADATGARISHQPLALASALDKLDRTSRGVPLDASPATENMFIVSPFSGGSMARWFSTHPPIPERIARLRAMAGK
- a CDS encoding methyl-accepting chemotaxis protein, with the protein product MGHLSVGKRIAGGFAVVLALLAVVAVRSYVVATDASEGFAAYRDLTLGANAASDFDSELLHTRLVVKDFLVSGAETDKVKFEEEAGEFLEALERAREQNPSPERAAMIDTVARVFADFRAHFNEAGEYTRTVERLLALVIEPEGTAMERALFSLMRGGRNDDDLDMTYAASNALRRLLSARGNVFRHLDTGSSSASDMAEGDLAMLESALDSIDSMLAVRGRSGEIDAVRQSLSHFAEAFREASQAIVRRNALVEDLLDPAGDEIAAVAQGLVESVQQEQDALGSTLEGELGRGAVIVAVVSVAAAVVGVLFAVLITAGIVGPLTRTAKAAEDVAQGRTDIDLEPKGKDEIAAMQRALINMVEQLQTRMAEAKKAEAEARAQSEEATRAMREAGEARTRAEAAQARTVEAAGLLEEVSERVASACEEISAQAEQGAAGAARQSERVAETATAMEQMNATVLEVAKSASSAAETSGKARAEAEGGADVVRSAVQAIQEVETHTGRLKANMDALASQAQDIGRIIGVIDDIADQTNLLALNAAIEAARAGDAGRGFAVVADEVRKLAEKTMEATKEVGQAIRAIQDVSRQNMAGMDDAAGAVDKATGLADESGRSLARIVELVASAADEVHSIAAASEEQSAASEQITRGIEEINQIAGETSQGMGQTAQAIGELNAQIAELREMVGKLKSE
- a CDS encoding ComF family protein, coding for MNPRSAIDTLMARVAEAFGASETRCQCCGALATKIPGELPLCPECARELRLRTGGYCPRCGAIFADETAAPHLCAACLRSPPPYERLTFFAAYAPPLDECILSFKFAAALSRQNLLCAMLHAAFARLGPPVPDVVVPVPLHERRLRERGFNQSLELARGLAGRTGIGLAATALSRLRDTVPQARLERAERLLNLKGAFAADPRQVAGRRVLLVDDVSTTGATLVECTAALLAAGAATVDVAVLARTAEPDMRAEPVSR
- a CDS encoding flavodoxin family protein: MNPSISGEAVVFAGSPRKGGNSDAAAQAFAQGVREAGGQARVILLRGHDLMPCRGCYGCRPDLGGRCVLPDAQAVVELYETLLRAPLFAFAAPVFFYHLPAHAKAFIDRSQPWYLRWEAGDPLMRALPRRTAHPLLVSGRAEGERLFEGTLLTLKYFFLTFNVRLAPAAELRGFDGPHDLATSPAGLDGLRARGAAAWQALSAKP
- a CDS encoding glycosyltransferase family 2 protein, with product MSRTPRLTVTIAAYNAAKWLPVALESCLWQSLPEIEAVVVDDGSTDDTARIAAHYAARDERVRLVRQENAGAAKARAAGLAHARGEYLIWLDADDFLDRHAAREMIATADRDGVDMVCGNAVVFSELTFNARRYFHHPPDSGLTFDEPRYWKSKVCWRWMFRTAFLREREMVHIPLARGEDVCFMFSALCQVRRFSQSPHLFYYFRQDHKGMGSRVDIEVEHDIGHFVHARRILLQAGRIKPLIKYLTENYFRNIKKMMPRIAAAGEHWVQRTADISLEIFEGLDPRWFTAEYLAPELSAEPEFVPLAEALIARDRERVLAELRAWSERRAHAPEVDKKSTLHLLRRRVKAFLNPLSHMARRRLRELEARAFKRLRTMADAPEAATRPTTTGGTG
- a CDS encoding MBL fold metallo-hydrolase yields the protein MRVTTFALGPLETNCHVGDNGSQALAVDPGGDPAEVVEFLESQGLELSHILITHMHFDHIYGAAALAKATGAPVLAPAGDAYLLESELGRGGFMGFPLVDDFDWQPVTEGVYEFIGQPCHVLATPGHTPGSVSYWFPDAGCVFAGDLIFYRSIGRTDFPGGDMQTLLDSVREKIFSLPENTVIYAGHMLDTTVGAEKLHNPYFRNMHL
- a CDS encoding nitroreductase family protein, with protein sequence MTNDAKIILTALRERRSIRSFTDEPVDDAALGAILEAGRWAPSGLNNQPWRFLVVRAGDARQETLALHTKYAHIVRGAAALICVFLERGKMYNARKDYQGAGACIQNMLLAAHALGLGAVWLGEIINQEPDVVAAIGVNPEAYEMMAVIACGHPAKKGSSERLPLESLLLEPIRPLT